The Chryseobacterium nakagawai genome has a segment encoding these proteins:
- a CDS encoding DUF5074 domain-containing protein: MKKFYLFTLLFLFAFFTNAQIKVQGVPRNDIPGNTPLTTTNITTNITFSDIQYWVGTGSNQAAFVVQWNDSKNPDALVWGFRWDGNATGEDMLKAIAKADKRFFTLLYQGTQFGSAIGGLGFDLNGQDSNALIKSGNTTYPLYPVDGIVNTTAYDFDDYVAKDVNDHWKSGWYSGFWSYWVKNPTDADFGFSGVGASSRALQNGSWDVWNYSPDFQTPPMSSTLTPVSPYVSSTNFTNGFFMVNEEWFGHTNGSVNFIDNNGQINYRVYSNANNNHAFGATTQFGTIYGDKFYFVSKQAADGGDAQYTPGGRLVIANAQTMQKIATFNTIGGGDGRSFLGVNENKGYIGASNGIFLFDIANLQVGNMIATTGGGSQYAGQIGNMIRTSKYVFAVKQSVGILVIDPITDTVVNTIAGAFISVAQAKDGSIWAIQNQKLANINPATLTIQYYDIPTTKYSDSWGAWNAGSFTASNTENTLYWIKAGSGFNPGNQIVKFDVTTKVFNESFITLPGQTATYKQIPYGAALRVNPANGNLILNTTESGFGAHYQKNWIHTFDSNGNLIDTKTLADYYWFPSLAVFPDNTAPVINNTFPSQVTATGTTTIDLKTMVSDEDSFGSSIVKTIKSNTNPSVVAAEINANEELVLTPIGPGAADIVISFNSNGKVVEKTLKVSSTASTLATAEVKKLEFAIYPNPVTDILYIKTQEKVVNVSIYDASGKLINTQFNNGRVNVSMLPKGMYILKAITDKAVYQQKLIKN; the protein is encoded by the coding sequence ATGAAAAAGTTCTACCTTTTTACCCTACTTTTTCTGTTTGCATTTTTCACGAATGCCCAGATAAAAGTACAGGGAGTTCCAAGGAATGATATTCCGGGGAATACTCCGTTAACTACCACTAATATTACAACCAACATCACTTTTTCTGATATTCAGTATTGGGTGGGAACAGGCTCTAACCAGGCTGCATTCGTAGTACAGTGGAATGATAGTAAAAATCCGGATGCTTTAGTATGGGGATTCAGATGGGATGGAAATGCAACAGGTGAAGATATGCTTAAAGCAATTGCAAAGGCAGACAAAAGATTTTTTACATTGCTTTATCAGGGGACTCAGTTTGGATCAGCAATAGGAGGACTGGGATTTGATTTGAACGGACAGGATTCTAATGCCCTTATTAAAAGTGGTAATACGACCTATCCTCTGTACCCTGTGGATGGTATTGTAAATACAACAGCTTATGATTTTGATGATTATGTAGCAAAAGATGTTAACGATCATTGGAAATCAGGATGGTATAGTGGTTTTTGGTCTTATTGGGTGAAAAATCCAACTGATGCTGACTTCGGATTTTCCGGTGTTGGAGCTTCTTCCCGTGCTTTACAAAATGGATCATGGGATGTTTGGAATTACAGCCCGGATTTTCAAACACCTCCAATGTCATCTACTCTTACACCGGTTTCTCCTTATGTAAGTTCCACTAATTTTACCAATGGGTTCTTTATGGTGAATGAAGAATGGTTTGGACATACAAACGGTTCTGTAAACTTTATAGATAATAACGGACAAATCAATTACCGTGTTTACAGCAATGCGAACAATAACCATGCTTTCGGAGCAACTACGCAATTTGGAACAATCTATGGAGATAAATTCTATTTTGTATCTAAACAGGCAGCAGACGGAGGAGATGCTCAGTATACTCCTGGTGGTAGATTGGTAATTGCCAATGCACAGACGATGCAGAAAATTGCAACATTTAATACGATTGGAGGTGGAGACGGAAGATCATTCTTAGGAGTAAATGAGAACAAAGGATATATTGGAGCATCCAATGGTATTTTCTTATTCGATATTGCAAACCTACAGGTAGGCAATATGATTGCGACTACCGGTGGTGGAAGCCAGTATGCCGGGCAGATCGGAAATATGATCCGGACTTCAAAATATGTTTTTGCAGTAAAGCAGAGTGTAGGAATTTTAGTAATTGATCCAATTACAGATACTGTTGTGAATACTATTGCCGGAGCTTTTATTTCTGTTGCTCAGGCAAAAGACGGAAGTATCTGGGCGATTCAGAATCAGAAACTGGCAAATATTAACCCTGCAACTCTTACCATACAGTACTATGATATCCCAACTACAAAATATTCTGACTCATGGGGTGCGTGGAATGCAGGAAGTTTTACAGCAAGTAATACCGAAAATACATTATATTGGATCAAAGCAGGCTCTGGATTTAATCCTGGAAACCAGATTGTGAAATTTGATGTTACTACAAAGGTATTTAATGAAAGCTTTATTACATTACCAGGACAAACAGCAACTTATAAGCAAATTCCTTATGGTGCAGCACTTCGTGTAAATCCTGCTAATGGGAATCTTATCCTGAATACTACGGAAAGTGGATTCGGGGCACATTATCAGAAAAACTGGATTCATACATTTGATAGCAATGGTAATCTGATTGATACTAAAACATTGGCTGATTATTACTGGTTTCCTTCATTAGCCGTATTTCCGGATAATACAGCACCAGTTATAAACAATACATTTCCTTCACAGGTTACCGCAACAGGAACTACAACTATTGATTTGAAAACAATGGTTTCTGATGAAGACAGTTTTGGCTCATCTATTGTAAAAACGATCAAATCAAACACTAATCCATCAGTAGTTGCGGCAGAAATCAATGCCAATGAAGAATTAGTACTTACCCCAATAGGACCAGGAGCAGCTGATATTGTTATTAGTTTCAATTCTAATGGTAAGGTTGTAGAAAAAACACTTAAGGTAAGCAGTACTGCCTCTACTTTAGCAACCGCTGAGGTGAAAAAGCTTGAATTCGCTATTTATCCAAATCCTGTTACAGATATCCTTTATATCAAAACACAGGAAAAAGTAGTAAACGTTTCTATTTATGATGCTTCAGGTAAGTTGATTAATACTCAGTTCAATAATGGGCGGGTAAATGTAAGTATGTTACCAAAAGGAATGTATATTCTAAAAGCGATCACTGATAAAGCTGTATATCAGCAAAAGCTAATTAAAAATTAA
- a CDS encoding T9SS type A sorting domain-containing protein: MKTNLLLSSRSIKAAVFVCLLFLTSNMSFAQIVKYYANAQNNQVYGVCIGCGVLNPLNAIGPNENDYSVLQVSIGLLARTEQTLIFPNSTYTNKLVIGIGSNGTPLSAQVLGGVSIETFNGDVSNNDYQNLNNDILILGGTDPSKGEIELTMNKPYDRIKINVNGGLLSLGGELRVYYGYQYRDPFISFMAHGENGQVTLDKNLKVEGSEVTLINTSGKEVFRTKLNSNTFETNQPEGLYIIKLQTKDGKTHSSKVLLK; the protein is encoded by the coding sequence ATGAAAACTAATTTATTATTGAGTTCCCGCAGTATTAAGGCTGCCGTTTTTGTTTGCTTATTATTTCTAACAAGCAATATGTCATTTGCTCAAATTGTAAAATATTATGCAAATGCTCAAAACAATCAGGTATATGGAGTATGTATAGGCTGTGGAGTACTAAACCCTCTGAATGCCATTGGTCCTAATGAAAATGATTATTCTGTTCTACAGGTATCCATCGGTTTGCTGGCACGCACCGAACAAACATTGATTTTCCCTAACAGTACTTATACGAATAAATTGGTTATTGGTATTGGTTCTAACGGAACTCCCCTAAGTGCACAGGTATTGGGAGGGGTATCTATTGAGACCTTCAATGGAGATGTTTCCAACAATGATTATCAAAACCTAAACAATGACATTTTAATACTTGGGGGAACAGATCCAAGCAAAGGGGAAATTGAACTTACGATGAACAAGCCTTATGATCGTATCAAGATCAATGTAAATGGAGGATTACTGAGTTTAGGAGGAGAGCTTAGGGTATATTATGGATACCAGTATAGAGATCCTTTCATCAGCTTTATGGCTCATGGTGAAAACGGACAGGTTACTTTGGATAAAAATTTAAAAGTAGAAGGCTCCGAGGTTACTCTTATCAACACTTCCGGAAAAGAAGTATTCCGCACTAAATTAAATTCAAATACATTTGAAACCAACCAACCTGAAGGACTTTATATTATAAAACTTCAGACTAAGGATGGAAAAACGCATTCAAGTAAGGTTTTACTTAAATAA
- a CDS encoding T9SS type A sorting domain-containing protein — protein MKFNLLLRNKFSLQGAIVALCLFSAQFSFAQDRIYAHAQSSGVFGVACLGCRVDNPLNAVGGNEDDYSTMVLGTALLGGIQQTLIFPDLRSDTRLVVGIGTDNIPLSVQLLSGVTLETMNGGSSNEDRRTIDISLLKLGATPNRGTVEFKPAKPYDGIRIGLTGGVLSLGGGFRIYYAYQDPLIQLMAHSQSGQVTLSGNVIVKGSEVALTNTSGKEVYRSKLRNNTFDSNQPGGVYIMTLQTKEGKTYSKKIIIK, from the coding sequence ATGAAATTTAATTTACTTTTGAGAAATAAATTCTCTTTGCAAGGTGCCATAGTGGCATTGTGTTTATTTTCCGCTCAATTTTCATTTGCACAGGACAGAATTTACGCTCATGCACAAAGTTCAGGTGTATTTGGTGTAGCGTGTTTAGGATGCCGTGTCGACAATCCGTTGAATGCTGTTGGCGGTAATGAAGATGATTATTCTACTATGGTATTAGGAACAGCATTGCTAGGAGGAATTCAACAAACATTAATCTTCCCGGATCTTAGATCTGACACAAGACTAGTTGTAGGCATTGGAACAGATAACATTCCTTTATCTGTACAACTATTAAGTGGTGTAACCCTTGAAACCATGAATGGAGGAAGTTCTAATGAAGATCGCAGAACAATCGACATAAGCCTTCTGAAACTGGGAGCCACACCTAACAGAGGTACGGTAGAATTTAAACCGGCAAAACCTTATGACGGAATAAGAATTGGCTTAACAGGAGGTGTGCTAAGTCTTGGCGGAGGGTTCAGAATCTATTATGCTTATCAGGATCCATTAATACAGTTAATGGCTCATAGCCAAAGTGGACAAGTTACCTTAAGTGGAAATGTTATTGTAAAAGGTTCTGAAGTTGCATTAACCAATACTTCAGGAAAAGAAGTTTACCGCTCAAAACTAAGAAACAATACATTTGACTCTAATCAGCCTGGAGGAGTTTATATCATGACTCTTCAAACTAAGGAAGGAAAAACATATTCTAAAAAAATCATTATTAAATAA
- the rpsT gene encoding 30S ribosomal protein S20, with product MANHKSALKRIRQNETRRLRNRYYHKTARTALKALRNEENKAAATEQLPKVIALLDKLAKKNIIHKNKAANLKSKLTKHVNKLA from the coding sequence ATGGCAAATCATAAATCAGCATTAAAGAGAATCAGACAGAACGAAACTAGAAGACTTCGTAATAGATATTATCACAAGACTGCTAGAACAGCATTGAAAGCCTTAAGAAATGAGGAAAACAAAGCTGCTGCAACAGAGCAACTGCCAAAAGTTATCGCTTTATTGGATAAATTAGCTAAGAAAAATATTATCCACAAAAACAAAGCGGCTAACTTAAAAAGCAAATTAACAAAGCACGTTAATAAATTAGCGTAA
- a CDS encoding N-acetylmuramoyl-L-alanine amidase family protein produces MRKQNFKIILSFLLLLISNFVFSQKKFTLVLDAGHGGSDHGANRTYSDIGRIAEKDITLAITLKVGAMLEKNRDFKVIYTRKIDEYPSLSDRTNLANRSKADLFVSIHCNSSARPTAYGTETYVQGPNQNNENLEVAKRENDVIFLDEKDKQTFGSYNPDSPESLIALKLQQSKYLESSLLLGGLVEDNFVNKDKRSSRGVFQKNLHVLRMNAMPSVLIETGFINHPEESHYIASEKGQEEIAESIYNAIIDYKKAIDRKSGGSSFTAKKQEPEKPAEVPLKNDFRILLMSSPTKYNENDPALKGLNYILTLKENGQYKYYYAVTNMASVKDINLKTAKDAGFRNAFAVGFMPNQRISMGYYTLEVYTGEKLNGNSYILQNLKDVEREKDSGVFYYTYGKAYTLEDAVKLQKEVEAKGIKNTVIQKVYK; encoded by the coding sequence ATGCGCAAACAAAATTTTAAAATAATTTTATCATTTCTCCTTCTCTTAATCAGCAACTTTGTTTTCTCTCAAAAGAAGTTTACACTAGTTCTTGATGCGGGACACGGAGGAAGTGATCATGGAGCCAATAGGACCTATTCGGACATTGGAAGAATTGCAGAAAAAGACATTACTCTCGCCATTACCTTAAAAGTGGGAGCCATGCTTGAAAAAAACAGAGACTTCAAAGTTATCTACACCAGAAAGATTGATGAATACCCTTCTTTATCCGACAGGACCAACCTGGCTAACAGAAGTAAGGCAGATTTATTTGTATCCATTCACTGTAATTCTTCTGCAAGACCTACAGCTTATGGTACGGAAACTTATGTACAGGGACCTAACCAGAATAATGAGAACCTGGAGGTTGCTAAAAGAGAGAATGATGTGATCTTTCTGGATGAAAAAGATAAACAGACCTTCGGATCTTATAATCCGGATTCTCCAGAATCTTTAATTGCATTAAAACTGCAACAGAGTAAATATCTTGAGTCCAGTCTTCTTTTAGGCGGATTGGTAGAGGATAACTTTGTGAATAAAGATAAAAGATCTTCAAGAGGAGTTTTCCAGAAGAACCTTCACGTTCTCCGTATGAATGCCATGCCTTCTGTTCTGATAGAAACAGGTTTCATCAACCATCCTGAAGAAAGTCATTATATTGCTTCTGAAAAGGGTCAGGAGGAAATTGCAGAAAGTATCTATAATGCGATTATTGACTATAAGAAGGCAATTGACAGAAAATCTGGTGGATCTTCTTTTACTGCAAAAAAACAAGAACCTGAAAAACCGGCAGAAGTTCCCTTGAAAAATGATTTCAGAATACTACTGATGAGTTCTCCTACGAAATATAATGAGAATGATCCTGCACTGAAAGGTTTGAACTATATTCTTACGCTTAAAGAAAACGGACAATACAAATACTATTATGCGGTAACCAATATGGCTTCTGTGAAAGACATTAATCTTAAAACAGCTAAAGATGCCGGGTTCAGAAATGCTTTCGCGGTAGGATTTATGCCTAATCAGAGAATAAGTATGGGCTATTATACACTGGAAGTGTATACCGGTGAGAAACTGAACGGAAATTCATATATCCTTCAGAATCTTAAAGACGTGGAAAGAGAGAAAGACAGTGGCGTTTTCTATTACACCTATGGAAAGGCCTATACTCTGGAAGATGCTGTAAAATTACAGAAAGAGGTTGAAGCCAAAGGAATTAAGAATACGGTGATTCAAAAAGTTTACAAATAA
- a CDS encoding putative LPS assembly protein LptD, with protein sequence MAKTVLKNILQILIILIFNNFLAQKTPEKLPKNVVNDTISKKDTIVAKKEALDDVLHTKADDQRRDIPKKMTFLNKNAQVKYQDMQIDADYISIDDNKNLIYARGKLDSLGKIIEPVVTTQAGKKYETNEFSYNTKTKQAIAFNARTEESEGVIIAQKTKKYNDSVFAMRKADYTTDEYFVKKKDTAADYFMRASNIKLIKSKNKSQIVTGPIQMYIEQVPTPLIMPFAILPFSDKRAAGILIPSFGEREDVGFFLNGIGYYQPIGEHFDLKVLADIYTKGSWNLRPQMNYQKKYRYSGSFNADIGTVIRGIKGLDDYTKNSTYRISWSHSQDSKANPFLTFSAQVDMVSTKFYNNPLNNNYIFNQNVLNTSQNSTVTLTKRFLKLPVTITGTASYSQNFATGFSDLRLPQMNVAVNQFYLFKSKSGVRQGLLENITVNTGFNLTNFVNTQENELFKKEMWDKMQTGLKNNIALATNTTLAKYFTFSLSANIDNALTTKTLNRYYDPIKNVTVDEINKNFAGYSSFSTTASLQTTLYGMMKFKKGSIVEAVRHMVIPSIGFTYSPDFSSPGFGYYKNYYNATGALTPYSIFEKGIIGSPSNSLVGALGFSIGNNIEMKVKSKSDSTGVKKVKIFESLNLTGSYNFAAKDHPWSIFSINGQSSFFNNKLTVNTSLSLDPYKIEFIPGQDQGIRTEKFGAFGVQGFNVQLSYPLSSEIFGEKTDYAKKYASKGEVRNENYYFDDDNYSRFDQSWTLNVNANYAYSRGTSRIGSKIASVGLDGSIKLTPYWNVTGSTHYDLVTKELAYTRIGFSRDQRSFTINFNWVPFGQYKVYDFFIGIKANILSDALKYKDRSFTQPNSPF encoded by the coding sequence TTGGCCAAAACCGTCCTCAAAAATATATTACAAATTTTAATTATCCTAATTTTTAACAATTTTTTAGCACAGAAAACCCCTGAAAAATTGCCTAAAAATGTGGTTAATGATACTATTTCCAAAAAGGATACCATTGTTGCGAAAAAAGAAGCTTTAGATGATGTACTTCACACAAAAGCAGACGATCAGCGAAGAGATATCCCTAAGAAAATGACATTTCTTAACAAGAATGCCCAGGTAAAATATCAGGATATGCAGATTGATGCAGATTATATTTCCATTGATGATAATAAAAACCTGATTTATGCCAGAGGAAAACTGGATTCTTTAGGAAAGATCATAGAACCTGTGGTTACTACCCAGGCCGGAAAGAAATACGAAACCAACGAATTCAGCTATAATACAAAAACCAAACAAGCTATCGCTTTCAATGCTAGAACAGAGGAAAGTGAAGGGGTAATTATAGCCCAGAAGACAAAAAAATATAACGATTCGGTGTTTGCGATGAGAAAAGCAGATTATACAACCGATGAGTATTTCGTTAAGAAAAAAGATACAGCAGCGGATTATTTTATGAGAGCATCTAATATCAAGCTCATAAAATCAAAAAATAAATCTCAGATTGTTACAGGACCTATTCAAATGTATATAGAACAGGTTCCTACACCACTGATTATGCCTTTTGCTATTTTGCCATTTTCGGATAAAAGAGCAGCCGGTATTTTGATTCCAAGTTTTGGAGAAAGGGAAGATGTAGGATTTTTCCTGAATGGGATTGGATATTATCAGCCGATTGGGGAACATTTTGACCTTAAAGTGCTTGCTGATATTTATACCAAAGGGAGCTGGAACTTGCGTCCACAAATGAATTATCAGAAAAAATACCGCTATTCGGGGTCTTTCAATGCAGACATAGGAACTGTCATAAGAGGGATCAAAGGGTTGGATGATTATACTAAAAACAGTACGTACAGGATCAGCTGGTCGCATTCTCAGGATTCAAAGGCTAATCCTTTCCTTACCTTCAGTGCGCAAGTGGATATGGTAAGTACAAAGTTCTATAATAACCCACTTAACAACAACTATATATTCAATCAAAATGTATTGAATACCAGCCAGAATTCAACAGTAACACTTACTAAAAGGTTTTTGAAACTTCCGGTAACGATTACAGGAACAGCCTCCTACTCACAGAACTTTGCAACAGGATTCTCAGATCTTCGTCTTCCGCAGATGAACGTAGCTGTAAATCAATTTTATCTGTTTAAATCGAAATCCGGCGTAAGACAAGGACTTCTTGAAAATATTACAGTAAATACAGGTTTTAACCTTACAAATTTTGTCAACACTCAGGAAAATGAGTTGTTCAAAAAGGAAATGTGGGATAAAATGCAGACAGGTCTTAAGAACAATATCGCTCTAGCAACCAATACTACCTTAGCTAAATATTTTACATTTAGTTTAAGTGCGAATATTGATAATGCTTTAACTACAAAAACTTTAAACAGATATTATGATCCTATAAAGAATGTAACAGTAGATGAAATCAATAAGAACTTTGCAGGATATTCTTCATTTTCTACTACTGCCAGTCTTCAGACAACATTGTATGGGATGATGAAGTTTAAAAAAGGATCTATTGTAGAAGCAGTGAGACACATGGTGATTCCAAGTATTGGATTTACTTACTCTCCAGACTTCTCAAGCCCTGGTTTTGGATATTACAAGAACTATTATAATGCAACCGGAGCGCTTACGCCTTATTCCATCTTTGAAAAAGGAATTATTGGAAGCCCTTCAAATAGTCTGGTTGGTGCATTAGGATTCAGTATAGGAAACAATATTGAAATGAAGGTGAAATCTAAGAGTGATTCTACCGGAGTAAAGAAAGTGAAGATTTTTGAATCTTTAAACCTTACAGGAAGCTATAACTTTGCCGCAAAAGATCATCCTTGGTCTATTTTCAGTATCAATGGACAGTCTTCTTTCTTTAATAATAAACTTACCGTTAATACCAGTCTTTCTCTTGATCCTTATAAAATTGAATTTATTCCGGGACAGGATCAGGGAATAAGAACAGAAAAATTTGGAGCTTTCGGTGTACAAGGATTCAATGTTCAGCTATCTTATCCTTTAAGCAGTGAAATCTTTGGAGAAAAGACAGATTATGCGAAGAAATATGCTTCAAAAGGTGAAGTCCGAAATGAAAACTATTATTTTGATGATGACAATTATTCACGTTTTGATCAAAGCTGGACATTGAATGTTAATGCCAATTATGCTTATTCAAGAGGGACTAGCAGAATTGGAAGTAAAATTGCATCTGTAGGTCTTGATGGAAGTATTAAGCTTACTCCTTATTGGAATGTTACTGGTAGTACACACTATGACTTGGTGACTAAAGAGCTAGCCTATACAAGAATTGGTTTTTCAAGAGATCAGCGAAGTTTTACCATTAATTTTAACTGGGTACCATTCGGACAGTATAAAGTGTATGATTTCTTTATCGGGATCAAAGCCAATATCTTAAGCGATGCATTGAAGTATAAAGATAGAAGTTTTACACAGCCAAATTCACCTTTCTAA
- a CDS encoding RidA family protein, whose product MKQIINTVNAPAAIGPYSQANMANGVLYISGQIPVDPATGKLVEGIEKETHQVMKNLEAILTEAGMTFKNVVKATIFLKSMDDFAVMNDIYASYLDAESYPARETVQVSCLPKNVDIEISMIAHQD is encoded by the coding sequence ATGAAACAAATAATCAACACAGTTAATGCGCCTGCAGCTATCGGCCCATATTCGCAAGCAAATATGGCAAACGGAGTTTTATACATCTCCGGACAAATTCCTGTAGATCCTGCAACTGGTAAACTGGTAGAAGGAATTGAAAAGGAAACCCATCAGGTAATGAAAAACCTTGAAGCGATTCTTACAGAGGCTGGAATGACTTTTAAAAATGTTGTAAAAGCAACAATCTTCCTGAAGAGCATGGATGATTTTGCCGTAATGAATGATATTTATGCTTCATATTTAGATGCAGAAAGCTATCCTGCACGTGAAACTGTACAGGTTTCTTGTTTGCCTAAAAATGTGGATATTGAAATTTCTATGATCGCACATCAGGATTAA
- a CDS encoding trypsin-like peptidase domain-containing protein, whose translation MKSTLKKLLPFAVVGVISGATTVGTIQYFGHGSNNGDQSFFTTSAPNTSFAGMNTGAVGDDFVKAAKTTVPAVVTIKNYQSRTASRATEQDLFDYFFGDPFGGRGQQRQKQQQAPDNMPSGMGSGVIISPDGYIISNNHVVAGANKLEVVLSNKKSYIATLVGTDPNTDISLLKIEEKGLPYLNFANSDNIDVGQWVLAVGNPLGLNSTVTAGIVSAKGRGIGILGSQGKASNPIESFIQTDAAINPGNSGGALVNTNGELIGINSAIQSTTGYYQGYGFAVPSNLARKIVEDIKKFGIVQRGFLGVSSLDLSNDQQVAAYNKQFKTNIKSGSGVYVTGFGDNSGAEDAGLKKGDIITKIDSYDISDFADLSMSIGSKRPGDKVQVTYSRNGKEATANVTLRDQKGGTSTRTKADLSVTEKIGAEFDPLTERFKTEYGLTSGVVSKNVSEGGEMAKIGIVDNYIIIEINGKPVNSQKDIENILNKYQGNVQVKFVDDYGRMYTKGFKMP comes from the coding sequence ATGAAGAGTACTTTAAAAAAACTATTACCATTTGCAGTAGTTGGGGTTATTTCCGGAGCTACTACCGTTGGAACTATACAATATTTCGGACACGGTTCCAATAATGGAGATCAATCATTTTTCACTACATCCGCACCTAATACATCATTCGCAGGAATGAATACAGGAGCAGTAGGTGATGACTTTGTAAAAGCAGCTAAAACAACTGTTCCGGCTGTAGTTACTATTAAAAACTATCAAAGCAGAACAGCAAGCAGAGCTACTGAGCAGGATCTGTTCGATTATTTCTTCGGGGATCCGTTCGGAGGAAGAGGCCAGCAAAGGCAAAAGCAACAGCAGGCTCCTGACAATATGCCTTCAGGGATGGGTTCTGGAGTAATCATTTCTCCTGATGGTTATATCATCTCAAACAACCACGTAGTGGCAGGTGCCAACAAACTGGAAGTTGTTCTGAGCAACAAAAAATCATATATCGCAACTTTAGTGGGAACTGACCCCAATACAGATATCTCTCTATTAAAAATTGAAGAAAAGGGACTTCCTTACTTAAATTTTGCTAACTCTGACAATATTGATGTAGGACAATGGGTACTTGCAGTAGGAAACCCACTGGGATTAAACTCCACTGTAACAGCAGGTATTGTTTCTGCTAAAGGAAGAGGAATCGGTATCTTAGGAAGCCAAGGAAAAGCAAGTAATCCAATTGAGAGTTTTATTCAGACAGATGCTGCCATTAACCCAGGTAACTCTGGTGGTGCTTTGGTAAATACTAACGGTGAACTTATCGGGATCAACTCTGCGATTCAATCTACAACAGGATATTATCAGGGATACGGATTTGCGGTTCCATCTAACTTAGCAAGAAAAATTGTTGAGGATATTAAGAAGTTTGGTATTGTACAAAGAGGATTCCTAGGCGTTTCGTCATTAGACCTTTCCAATGACCAGCAAGTTGCAGCCTATAATAAACAATTTAAAACCAATATTAAGTCCGGTTCTGGAGTATATGTAACAGGATTTGGTGATAATAGCGGTGCAGAAGATGCCGGTCTGAAAAAAGGAGATATCATTACCAAAATAGACAGCTATGATATTTCAGATTTTGCTGATCTATCGATGTCAATTGGAAGCAAACGTCCTGGAGATAAAGTTCAGGTAACGTATTCAAGAAACGGTAAAGAAGCTACAGCAAATGTTACATTAAGAGACCAGAAAGGGGGAACTTCTACCAGAACTAAAGCTGATTTGAGCGTAACGGAAAAAATCGGAGCTGAATTTGATCCGCTTACTGAAAGGTTCAAAACTGAATATGGACTGACTAGCGGTGTAGTTAGTAAAAATGTATCGGAAGGAGGCGAAATGGCTAAGATAGGAATCGTAGACAATTATATTATCATTGAAATTAATGGTAAGCCGGTGAATTCACAAAAAGACATCGAAAACATACTGAATAAATACCAAGGTAATGTACAGGTGAAATTCGTAGATGACTATGGAAGAATGTACACGAAAGGATTTAAAATGCCTTAA